DNA from Schistocerca gregaria isolate iqSchGreg1 unplaced genomic scaffold, iqSchGreg1.2 ptg000333l, whole genome shotgun sequence:
gaaattatatttattattatgattttatttctaattcttttgaaataaagctcattactatattaattgttttagcagctataactaagagagctctgattcctttctcttcatgacttcctgctgctatagcagctcctactcctgtttctgctttagttcattcttctacttttGTTACTGctggtttttatttattaattcgttttagaccaatattggatacttataattgtggttgatttttacttttaattggttgtataactatatttatggctggattgggcgctaattttgagtttgatttaaagaagattattgctctttctactttaagacaacttggtttaataataagaattttggctataggttatccaaagcttgcattttttcatttattggctcatgctttatttaaggcattattatttatatgtgcaggttcaataattcataatttgaaggattctcagaatattcgttttataggatcaattgttaatttcatacctttaacttcagtttgttttaatgtttctagtttatctttgtgtggaataccatttttagcgggattttattcaaaggatttaattcttgagatggtttgtttaagatgaattaattgtttaattttttttctttattttttttctactggtttaactgcttcttattcttttcgtttgttttattattcaatatctggtgataataatttttattctagattttcttttgatgataagggttattatatttcatttggaataattggtctattgtttgttgctgtttttggtggtagtcttttatcttgattaatttttcctattcctcatgtgattgctttaccttattatttaaagtttttaactattacagttgttattttaggtgcttatttaggttatctcttttctaattttgatttttctcataatttattttctttaagtatattttcttttgttagatttgctggttctatatgatttataccttttctttcaactaagtttattagatatattcctttaaaaataggttattattcatctaagtcatttgattatggttgaggtgaattacttggtggtcaaggtttatatagattatttatttatttaattggttatattcaaggttgatatgattctaatttcaagatttatcttttaacttttattttttgaatatttattttggtaatattgtttttcgtttacttaaatagcttataattagagcgtgacactgaagatgttaaggaagtatttttacttttaagtatttataaatatagatatattatttttacagtgaaaatgtaatgttttatttaaactatataaattttagaaatgttaacggagtttaaccgctaatataaaaagttagcagctttcatattggctttacatttccttaattggaactattatagttcaattatattattaacagtaatacgcctctttttggcttcaattaataagaataagggtagtacataccaatcttccaggtcgaaactgactgcaatatttcgcttcttattctatttaaggttgattgataatatcaatactttttgaatgcaacccaaatgttatatttaactacaaccctttattctgctcattgtaatgctccttggtttcattcatggtatagtcctcctaatagaactagaataaaaaatattgttgatactgttcagattataatgtctgaagttttaaaaataattacaattggtagaattagtgcaatttctacatcaaaaattaaaaagattactgcgattaggaagaatcgtattgagaatggtattcgtgctgatctttttggatcaaacccacattcaaatggtgatcttttttctcgatcattaattaatttttttgatagtgttgttgccaggattataacaattattggaataataaatctaatgaaaactcttgttgatagaattagaattgtttttcttgatttatatcaagctttctgattggaagtcaaatgtactatttatactagaaaaacaattatctacctcatcaataaatagagatatataagaataatcatactacgtctacgaagtgtcagtatcatgctgctgcttcaaatccaaagtgatgtcttggtgaaaattgatttattgagtgtcgaagtagacatgttgataaaaagattgttccaataattacgtgtaaaccatggaatcctgttgcaacaaagaatgttgatccataaactgcatctgcaatggtaaaaggtgcttctcaatattcatatgcttgaagtattgtaaagtatagtcctaataacactgtgaagaataatccttgtagtgcttgagtatgattagattccattaaactatgatgtgctcatgttactgttactcctgatgctaaaagaatagctgtattaagtaatggaatttgtatagggttaaagggttgaattcctattggaggtcatagtattcctagttcaattgttggtgctaatcttcttctaaagaatgctcaaaaaaaagaaacgaaaaataatacctctgatgcaataaataaaattattcctcatcgtaatccaattgatacaaatcctgtatgtaatccttgatatgttccttctcgtactacatctcgtcatcattgaattatagttagtagggtaattccaaatccaattatgaataagttaatattaaataggtggaatcattttgctagtcctgatactaggactattgctccaattgctcctgttaatggtcaaggtctatagtctactaagtggaatgggtggtttgagtgagttgttaacataggtttaatatacttctctagaatatagagttcttagaattgagaaaacataggcttgaattattgctactgctgattctagaattaatagaagtatttgtccaataattagtaatgagattaagtttattgctatagatggtcctgtgtctcctaataaggttaataataagtgtcctgcaattatatttgctgccaaccgtactgctaatgtacctggtcgaataacattactaattgtttcaattagtactataaatgatattaatgcaggcggtgtaccttgtggtacaaggtgtgtaaatatatgattagtatggttaattcatccaaataatataaatcttagccatataggtagggcaattgcaaa
Protein-coding regions in this window:
- the LOC126306420 gene encoding NADH-ubiquinone oxidoreductase chain 5-like, which translates into the protein MAGLGANFEFDLKKIIALSTLRQLGLIIRILAIGYPKLAFFHLLAHALFKALLFICAGSIIHNLKDSQDIRFIGSIVNFIPLTSVCFNVSSLSLCGIPF